A portion of the Cydia fagiglandana chromosome 7, ilCydFagi1.1, whole genome shotgun sequence genome contains these proteins:
- the LOC134665671 gene encoding uncharacterized protein LOC134665671, which yields MRILIVLVLVLCECRAIRVPVVWDESQNSEVKEVPVTLQQSQQQSIPTEYFEYKAHKPQFAVDVAKFHGVKNPYEHYKAYPVRPFTGKHKPELGIHHMLDEDKEIYKPFQHYVNGNEEIQSQIIPTASSYEVFHPYKAEEPALQELYKDPVLDKIRSDLENSKAMAQKYEQEAGEPNIEEGEYLESPEQTDKKKFPHKNIPAPYEIHRPLRRPVYYRAPPKAFTHEQILNHKFRHPWNQNFVKVRPLHYRPLKSHLHNLRQHHALKYDDERNEYPQVPPSENYAEPPDGYDIYLKGQERYNKLRNNVDESINKAVLNNRPPAYERLELQNKDNNEESDENDFVPIKSYAQVRKTETTKHLPKAAALADAISYDDIVNAHRLREAVKSTKAQTVYSEEGYEDAAYDHAGEQKHASDHEGHGGFLKESEISGGKYKTPSFSGKYQDSSGSVYRDKKLHGKKWKEDNKDKDDQNDSEDYSEDEHENYEEEDAYGNVPDDDVRHKREHDSNNDQDNESSNDSPVHEQDENNEERDSQEEEEEGTVGHDPENSSNNEESRHKRENKPATTANLTEADHDVNKREANFEIPEFDFNSTFLNEEELNKIAKLKLPKKKKDNLREKYPYYFNKLKSVNKDSPLRYAENLKLMPVKSKGGTEFYDSRSNIECAEVDDEVDPIPEKIKNNGTQTSEEHNDDDQPNAGEKAKFDNSKNKQRLKGLGDKIDCFKAKYFGKNPLDSPFFKEDIIANPEPIKTPKLETFKLNNFGKLSSNLNGDSFKDVTDFSLLREKLNNGSTALQDSLVKATEELKSSVLLPSNFSFSDANQQSNVYADILQNIKHNFQDPFIRQSDAKVNTSVGDNEAKNVTYEALKNKEDVTKPPSSLRRKRAAPFIYEPYKIIREGQGQESKKTTTSGNISPLIKQLQSSKVVEKVLNFNHDNDQPVKRNVRTRTYKDISRKDREKSTNKDELGFVDMNIDQRRGEPRYEIKPANHKAHYSPVDHKKAMSVEDYESRTNTTITPTRNRKSSRKSPSSIESAASKTVNRIVSTTSAPKKIKESQKPIESEESGEEYDEYEDDEEVPTTTTTTTIKPSFRRRARPTTTTTARPTKVEEDEEDDAEELPKLRLITRFNKPHITEKPTIKKESNKYKPTEIDTHDDINAPKYTEKKKKTRKSTLVTDTKRYGEEDDDDMMKEEVDAMIGGKHNMNDYVPSYEKEADTVMENIKKKVPESSEEDEGSEEEDDEDEDDDDEEDDDEDEDEREDDDDEASPSSGEDETEKESHPEPVVLTTPEPTKRTLLRTTEAPISTTEARNLKIDLKPIIHKKKVEIHKELPVNMSAPHVTQFRQDIKEVEIIKELPQKRRKPQKNVEALNLFKDETLAEEINKLKDVEIFRENLDLKQGPRHGGNYRAAEIKLAPVVSSTQTPLRRRGSGQQRIAQKPEIEESDIKDVEVNSERGGHMKLKKDVRVKDNEPANAKHIELSEVDQPRALHGGNLKSLQDTYKSRGNNKSAKLTELDDEYDNDDEDSDKSHGSYDNNGSRGGLHGGNYRSAKLIQAEPKDDSGKNNKQELQSRSKNLKNGRHSAAEVLEGFAKAVPLLTTTPNYIKDPSKRMYYYVDT from the coding sequence ATGCGCATACTGATCGTGTTAGTGCTTGTGTTGTGCGAGTGTCGAGCCATCCGAGTCCCTGTCGTGTGGGATGAAAGTCAAAATAGTGAAGTGAAAGAGGTTCCAGTGACACTACAGCAATCTCAACAACAATCTATCCCGACGGAATATTTTGAATATAAAGCACATAAACCTCAGTTCGCTGTTGACGTTGCTAAATTTCATGGTGTTAAAAATCCATATGAGCATTATAAAGCGTATCCTGTGAGACCGTTTACTGGTAAACATAAGCCGGAATTAGGAATACATCATATGTTAGATGAAGATAAAGAGATATATAAGCCATTTCAGCATTATGTAAATGGTAATGAAGAAATACAAAGTCAAATTATTCCAACAGCGTCGAGTTATGAAGTATTCCATCCATATAAAGCCGAAGAGCCAGCCCTTCAAGAACTGTACAAAGACCCGGTTTTAGATAAAATAAGAAGTGATTTAGAAAACAGCAAAGCCATGGCACAGAAATACGAGCAAGAAGCGGGAGAACCAAATATTGAAGAAGGTGAATATTTAGAGAGCCCAGAGCAAACAGATAAAAAGAAATTTCCTCACAAGAATATTCCAGCTCCTTACGAGATTCACAGACCCTTACGACGGCCCGTATATTATAGAGCCCCGCCAAAAGCTTTTACACATGAACAAATTCTAAATCACAAATTTAGACATCCGTGGAACCAAAACTTTGTGAAAGTTAGACCACTACATTATCGCCCATTGAAATCTCACCTTCACAATTTAAGACAACACCATGCTCTGAAATATGATGATGAACGTAATGAGTATCCGCAAGTTCCGCCATCAGAAAATTACGCGGAACCGCCTGATGGCTACGATATATATTTAAAAGGTCAAGAACGTTATAATAAACTAAGAAATAATGTTGATGAGTCCATTAATAAAGCTGTTTTAAATAATCGGCCCCCTGCTTATGAAAGACTTGAACTGCAAAACAAAGATAATAATGAAGAAAGTGATGAAAACGATTTTGTACCAATCAAAAGTTATGCACAAGTCAGGAAGACTGAAACTACTAAACATCTGCCAAAGGCAGCAGCGTTAGCAGATGCCATTAGTTATGACGATATAGTAAACGCTCACCGTTTGAGAGAAGCTGTTAAGAGTACTAAAGCTCAAACTGTCTACTCTGAAGAAGGATACGAAGACGCAGCATACGACCATGCCGGTGAACAAAAACATGCGTCTGATCACGAGGGTCATGGTGGTTTCCTAAAAGAATCAGAAATCAGTGGAGGAAAATATAAAACGCCTTCCTTCAGTGGTAAGTACCAAGATTCGAGTGGGTCAGTTTATAGAGATAAGAAGCTCCATGGCAAAAAATGGAAAGAAGACAACAAAGACAAAGATGACCAAAATGACTCCGAAGATTACTCTGAAGACGAACATGAAAATTATGAAGAAGAAGATGCCTATGGAAATGTCCCAGATGACGATGTGCGACACAAGCGAGAACATGACTCAAACAACGACCAAGATAATGAAAGCTCTAATGATTCTCCAGTTCATGAACAAGATGAAAATAATGAAGAGAGAGACAgccaagaagaagaagaggaggGAACTGTTGGACATGATCCTGAAAATTCGTCAAATAATGAGGAATCGAGGCACAAAAGGGAAAATAAACCAGCAACGACCGCTAACCTAACTGAAGCAGATCATGATGTTAATAAACGCGAAGCGAACTTTGAAATTCCGGAATTTGATTTCAACTCAACATTTTTAAATGAGGAAGAATTAAACAAAATTGCAAAGCTTAAGTTACCTAAGAAAAAGAAGGATAATTTGAGAGAAAAGTATCCATACTACTTTAATAAACTAAAGTCCGTGAATAAAGACTCTCCACTACGCTACgctgaaaatttaaaactgatGCCTGTAAAATCTAAAGGAGGCACAGAATTTTATGACTCACGGTCAAATATAGAATGTGCAGAAGTCGATGATGAAGTCGATCCCATaccagaaaaaataaaaaataatggcaCCCAAACTTCTGAAGAACATAACGACGATGACCAACCCAACGCAGGTGAGAAAGCAAAATTTGACAACTCAAAAAATAAGCAGCGACTGAAAGGCCTTGGAGATAAAATTGATTGTTTCAAAGCTAAATATTTTGGTAAAAATCCACTAGACAGTCCATTTTTCAAAGAAGACATTATTGCCAACCCAGAACCAATAAAGACTCCTAAGCTAGAAACATTTAAACTAAACAACTTTGGTAAATTATCATCAAATCTAAATGGTGACAGCTTTAAAGATGTAACTGATTTTTCTTTGTTGAGAGAAAAATTAAACAACGGATCAACGGCACTCCAGGACTCTTTAGTTAAAGCAACAGAAGAACTTAAATCTTCCGTGCTGTTGCCTTCAAACTTTAGTTTTTCAGATGCCAATCAGCAGAGTAATGTATATGCAGacattttacaaaatattaagCATAATTTTCAAGATCCATTTATAAGACAAAGTGACGCAAAAGTTAATACGTCTGTTGGTGATAACGAGGCAAAAAATGTAACCTACGAagcattaaaaaataaagaagaTGTAACAAAACCACCTTCATCACTACGACGAAAAAGGGCTGCTCCTTTCATATACGAGCCATATAAAATTATTCGAGAAGGCCAGGGCCAAGAGTCCAAAAAAACAACAACGTCAGGTAACATAAGTCCACTCATTAAACAACTTCAATCAAGTAAAGTTGTCGAAAAGGTACTAAATTTTAACCATGACAATGATCAACCGGTCAAACGCAATGTACGAACACGCACTTACAAAGACATAAGTAGAAAAGACAGGGAAAAAAGTACTAATAAGGACGAATTAGGGTTTGTAGATATGAATATCGATCAACGAAGAGGTGAACCAAGGTACGAGATAAAGCCTGCCAATCACAAGGCACATTATTCACCAGTTGATCATAAAAAAGCAATGTCAGTTGAAGATTATGAGAGTCGAACCAACACAACAATTACACCCACAAGAAATAGGAAGTCCTCTAGGAAGTCTCCATCGTCCATAGAATCTGCCGCCTCTAAGACAGTGAACAGGATAGTAAGTACTACGTCTGcacctaaaaaaataaaagaatccCAAAAACCGATAGAAAGTGAAGAGAGTGGGGAAGAATATGATGAATATGAAGACGATGAAGAAGTTCCAACAACGACCACTACCACAACAATCAAACCATCTTTTAGGAGAAGGGCGcgacctactactactaccaccGCAAGACCAACGAAAGTTGAGGAAGATGAAGAAGATGATGCAGAAGAGCTACCAAAGCTACGCTTAATTACAAGATTTAACAAACCACATATAACTGAAAAACCTACCATAAAAAAagagtcaaataaatataaacctACTGAAATTGATACACACGATGATATCAACGCCCCAAAATATAcagaaaagaaaaagaaaactagaAAATCGACGTTAGTTACGGACACTAAAAGGTATGGagaagaagatgatgatgatatgatgaAAGAGGAAGTAGATGCAATGATTGGAGGTAAACATAATATGAACGACTATGTGCCTAGCTATGAGAAAGAAGCTGATACTGTAatggaaaacataaaaaagaaagTGCCCGAGTCAAGTGAAGAAGACGAAGGAAGTGAAGAGGAAGATGATGAAGATGAGGATGACGATGAcgaagaagatgatgatgaagatgaaGACGAAAGAGAGGATGACGATGATGAAGCGTCGCCATCGTCTGGCGAAGATGAAACAGAAAAAGAATCTCACCCAGAACCAGTCGTTTTGACTACCCCTGAACCAACAAAGCGTACTCTTCTTCGAACTACAGAAGCACCTATCTCCACTACTGAAGCACGTAACTTAAAGATAGATCTCAAACCAATTATCCATAAAAAGAAAGTAGAAATTCATAAAGAATTGCCGGTTAACATGTCAGCTCCCCACGTTACACAGTTTAGGCAAGACATAAAAGAAGTAGAAATAATTAAAGAACTGCCTCAAAAACGCAGGAAACCTCAAAAAAATGTGGAAGCACTAAATTTGTTCAAAGATGAAACTTTAGcggaagaaataaataaattgaaagatGTGGAAATATTCAGAGAAAATTTGGATCTTAAGCAAGGACCAAGACATGGAGGAAATTATCGAGCCGCTGAGATAAAATTAGCGCCGGTTGTAAGTTCAACCCAGACACCTTTACGAAGAAGAGGTTCAGGACAACAGCGAATCGCTCAGAAGCCTGAAATTGAAGAATCAGATATAAAGGATGTTGAGGTTAATTCGGAACGTGGCGGACACATGAAGTTAAAAAAAGATGTGCGAGTTAAAGACAACGAACCAGCAAACGCAAAACATATTGAGCTAAGCGAAGTAGACCAACCTCGAGCATTGCATGGAGGTAACCTGAAATCGTTACAGGATACTTACAAGTCTCGTGGAAATAATAAGAGTGCAAAACTGACTGAGCTTGATGATGAATACGACAATGACGACGAAGACTCAGATAAAAGCCATGGATCGTACGACAATAATGGATCAAGAGGTGGATTGCACGGAGGCAACTATAGAAGTGCCAAATTGATACAAGCAGAACCTAAGGATGATTcaggaaaaaataataaacaagagTTACAATCGAgaagtaaaaatttaaaaaatggacgGCACAGTGCAGCAGAAGTGTTAGAAGGCTTTGCAAAAGCTGTTCCTCTATTGACAACCACGCCAAACTATATTAAAGACCCAAGTAAGCGCATGTACTATTATGTTGATACCTAG